In Saccopteryx leptura isolate mSacLep1 chromosome 11, mSacLep1_pri_phased_curated, whole genome shotgun sequence, the following proteins share a genomic window:
- the CFAP53 gene encoding cilia- and flagella-associated protein 53 isoform X1, producing the protein MVTGPISVPPTCASPARRTMATRLLHRGSWFFRSPRLGNGGRRLPPSLGDSRMYSQRFGIVQREIKGPTPKVVIVRAKPPKGQRTEHHLERIQRSSQKHHAVSDTIESLERDRLKVDWYQHSDRKFVYSLVKARTKDAMQGFIINTEERRNRLRELLAAEENEYFTEMQMKEETIEEKTNRMKDKTRLLKEKKEKERQEFVAEKREQQFREHCEALRTELSCIHQKKVYEERKAQIAFNEELRRQKLAEEQMFSKLWEEDRLAKERREAEEARRRKERVENTRLGLDAQLTGIEAQRQAAQQLKEEEARLVENEKAQVKLENEQDKLKKQKAKQELRTTLQKAFQEKTERIRQESSEEQDLDMKLVQMAQQDLQEEADKKKQQREDLMREQKIYRQYLARRREEENAQEKELDRLMEEEKAKKLAEKDKQLKLEKEARKQLANEVMTTRKLQVQEKLQRKAKEQEEQAQEQERINKGLKELDRNEKEDFARRSGLVQEYQKQLQMQISHQQQARAAQKEEEGREYKAGLAADKIFQDKIQEVLSARRVLPRNVHPMRRVCPKSAGLQM; encoded by the exons ATGGTGACGGGACCAATTTCCGTTCCACCTACCTGCGCTAGTCCCGCGAGGCGCACCATGGCAACCAGACTTCTGCATCGTGGAAGCTGGTTCTTCAGGTCGCCAAGGTTAGGGAACGGTGGCAGACGCCTACCCCCATCCCTAGGGGACTCGAGAATGTACAGCCAGCGGTTTGGCATCGTACAGCGGGAGATTAAGGGCCCCACTCCCAAAGTGGTGATTGTG AGAGCCAAGCCTCCCAAAGGCCAGAGGACTGAGCACCATCTGGAAAGAATCCAACGCAGCTCTCAGAAGCATCATGCTGTTTCTGATACAATTGAGTCACTAGAGCGGGATCGCTTGAAAGTTGACTGGTATCAGCACAGTGACCGCAAATTTGTTTATAGTCTTGTGAAAGCAAGAACCAAGGATGCCATGCAAGGGTTCATCATCAACACTGAAGAAAGACGAAATAG GCTCCGTGAACTTTTAGCAGCAGAAGAAAATGAGTATTTTActgaaatgcaaatgaaagaagaaacaatTGAGGAGAAAACAAATAGAATGAAAGATAAAACCAGATtattaaaggagaagaaagaaaaagagagacaggagttTGTGGCTGAAAAACGAGAGCAGCAATTCAG GGAACACTGTGAGGCGCTCCGGACTGAACTGTCCTGTATCCACCAGAAGAAGGTGTACGAGGAGCGGAAAGCACAGATTGCGTTTAATGAGGAGCTGAGGAGGCAGAAACTGGCGGAGGAGCAGATGTTCTCGAAGCTCTGGGAGGAAGACAGGTTAGCCAAAGAAAGGCGAGAGGCGGAAGAGGCGAGGAGGCGGAAGGAGCGAGTGGAGAACACGCGCCTGGGGCTGGACGCCCAGCTCACCGGGATCGAGGCGCAAAGGCAGGCGGCGCAGCAGCTAAAGGAAGAGGAGGCGCGCCTTGTG GAAAATGAGAAAGCTCAGGTAAAACTTGAGAATGAGCAGGATAAGCTAAAGAAACAGAAGGCAAAACAGGAACTTAGGACCACTTTGCAAAAAGCCTTCCAAGAGAAGACAGAACGTATTCGGCAGGAATCTAGTGAGGAGCAGGACTTGGACATGAAGCTCGTGCAAATGGCCCAGCAAGACTTACAGGAAGAGGCAGATAAGAAGAAGCAGCAAAGA GAAGATTTGATGCGAGAACAGAAGATATACCGTCAGTACCTGGCACGGCGGCGTGAGGAAGAAAATGCCCAGGAGAAAGAACTGGACAGACTGATGGAGGAAGAGAAGGCGAAGAAGTTGGCTGAGAAGGACAAGCAGCTGAAACTTGAAAAGGAGGCGAGGAAACAACTTGCAAATGAGGTCATGACTACAAGAAAACTTCAAGTCCAAGAAAAGT TGCAACGGAAAGCGAAGGAACAGGAAGAGCAGGCTCAGGAACAGGAGCGCATTAACAAAGGTCTTAAAGAGCTGGACCGCAACGAGAAGGAGGACTTTGCAAg ACGCTCCGGTTTAGTCCAGGAGTATCAGAAGCAGCTTCAGATGCAGATATCCCACCAGCAGCAGGCCCGAGCTGcgcagaaggaagaggaaggccgAGAGTACAAAGCAGGGTTGGCAGCAGACAAGATTTTCCAGGACAAGATCCAGGAGGTCCTGTCCGCCCGCCGAGTGCTGCCCCGGAACGTCCATCCCATGAGGAGGGTGTGCCCCA AGTCCGCAGGCTTACAAATGTGA
- the CFAP53 gene encoding cilia- and flagella-associated protein 53 isoform X2, with product MYSQRFGIVQREIKGPTPKVVIVRAKPPKGQRTEHHLERIQRSSQKHHAVSDTIESLERDRLKVDWYQHSDRKFVYSLVKARTKDAMQGFIINTEERRNRLRELLAAEENEYFTEMQMKEETIEEKTNRMKDKTRLLKEKKEKERQEFVAEKREQQFREHCEALRTELSCIHQKKVYEERKAQIAFNEELRRQKLAEEQMFSKLWEEDRLAKERREAEEARRRKERVENTRLGLDAQLTGIEAQRQAAQQLKEEEARLVENEKAQVKLENEQDKLKKQKAKQELRTTLQKAFQEKTERIRQESSEEQDLDMKLVQMAQQDLQEEADKKKQQREDLMREQKIYRQYLARRREEENAQEKELDRLMEEEKAKKLAEKDKQLKLEKEARKQLANEVMTTRKLQVQEKLQRKAKEQEEQAQEQERINKGLKELDRNEKEDFARRSGLVQEYQKQLQMQISHQQQARAAQKEEEGREYKAGLAADKIFQDKIQEVLSARRVLPRNVHPMRRVCPSKLPP from the exons ATGTACAGCCAGCGGTTTGGCATCGTACAGCGGGAGATTAAGGGCCCCACTCCCAAAGTGGTGATTGTG AGAGCCAAGCCTCCCAAAGGCCAGAGGACTGAGCACCATCTGGAAAGAATCCAACGCAGCTCTCAGAAGCATCATGCTGTTTCTGATACAATTGAGTCACTAGAGCGGGATCGCTTGAAAGTTGACTGGTATCAGCACAGTGACCGCAAATTTGTTTATAGTCTTGTGAAAGCAAGAACCAAGGATGCCATGCAAGGGTTCATCATCAACACTGAAGAAAGACGAAATAG GCTCCGTGAACTTTTAGCAGCAGAAGAAAATGAGTATTTTActgaaatgcaaatgaaagaagaaacaatTGAGGAGAAAACAAATAGAATGAAAGATAAAACCAGATtattaaaggagaagaaagaaaaagagagacaggagttTGTGGCTGAAAAACGAGAGCAGCAATTCAG GGAACACTGTGAGGCGCTCCGGACTGAACTGTCCTGTATCCACCAGAAGAAGGTGTACGAGGAGCGGAAAGCACAGATTGCGTTTAATGAGGAGCTGAGGAGGCAGAAACTGGCGGAGGAGCAGATGTTCTCGAAGCTCTGGGAGGAAGACAGGTTAGCCAAAGAAAGGCGAGAGGCGGAAGAGGCGAGGAGGCGGAAGGAGCGAGTGGAGAACACGCGCCTGGGGCTGGACGCCCAGCTCACCGGGATCGAGGCGCAAAGGCAGGCGGCGCAGCAGCTAAAGGAAGAGGAGGCGCGCCTTGTG GAAAATGAGAAAGCTCAGGTAAAACTTGAGAATGAGCAGGATAAGCTAAAGAAACAGAAGGCAAAACAGGAACTTAGGACCACTTTGCAAAAAGCCTTCCAAGAGAAGACAGAACGTATTCGGCAGGAATCTAGTGAGGAGCAGGACTTGGACATGAAGCTCGTGCAAATGGCCCAGCAAGACTTACAGGAAGAGGCAGATAAGAAGAAGCAGCAAAGA GAAGATTTGATGCGAGAACAGAAGATATACCGTCAGTACCTGGCACGGCGGCGTGAGGAAGAAAATGCCCAGGAGAAAGAACTGGACAGACTGATGGAGGAAGAGAAGGCGAAGAAGTTGGCTGAGAAGGACAAGCAGCTGAAACTTGAAAAGGAGGCGAGGAAACAACTTGCAAATGAGGTCATGACTACAAGAAAACTTCAAGTCCAAGAAAAGT TGCAACGGAAAGCGAAGGAACAGGAAGAGCAGGCTCAGGAACAGGAGCGCATTAACAAAGGTCTTAAAGAGCTGGACCGCAACGAGAAGGAGGACTTTGCAAg ACGCTCCGGTTTAGTCCAGGAGTATCAGAAGCAGCTTCAGATGCAGATATCCCACCAGCAGCAGGCCCGAGCTGcgcagaaggaagaggaaggccgAGAGTACAAAGCAGGGTTGGCAGCAGACAAGATTTTCCAGGACAAGATCCAGGAGGTCCTGTCCGCCCGCCGAGTGCTGCCCCGGAACGTCCATCCCATGAGGAGGGTGTGCCCCAGTAAGCTTCCACCATAG